One window of the Candidatus Neomarinimicrobiota bacterium genome contains the following:
- a CDS encoding pyruvate flavodoxin/ferredoxin oxidoreductase, which translates to MNSERREMVDGAAAIARGALDVGCNFFAGYPITPASGILTHMLRELPKIGGTGIQGEDEISSIGHCIGAATAGATAFTASSGPGLSLYSENIGLAIMMEVPLVITISQRLGPSTGAATAAAQGDIQFMRWCNSGGYPVIVLSPTNIPESYHLTKRAFKLAKRFRNPVFIATDKETVMTTESVAVSEMTETPDWPEVPDEPVGELLDPYQVNGKIHHYTGSSHTEEGHITKDPSIIADLNERLREKIESRVDELSLVKSDLDDGADTLILSYGISARSMEAAVNQLRAKGEKVSALTVYSLWPIPEKKILEYLKDIKRIIIPEMNHGQYRHEIERLTNSTIELVGVNRVDTFLITPEEIVEAYHG; encoded by the coding sequence TTGAATAGTGAGCGGAGAGAAATGGTGGATGGTGCGGCGGCCATCGCCCGGGGAGCCCTAGATGTGGGTTGCAACTTTTTTGCTGGATACCCCATCACTCCCGCATCAGGAATTTTAACCCATATGCTACGGGAACTCCCCAAGATCGGCGGTACAGGCATCCAAGGGGAAGATGAAATTTCCTCCATTGGACATTGCATTGGTGCAGCCACCGCTGGAGCTACAGCTTTCACTGCTTCCAGCGGCCCGGGTCTCTCCCTCTATTCTGAAAATATTGGACTGGCCATCATGATGGAAGTGCCTCTAGTTATCACCATTTCCCAAAGACTGGGTCCTTCAACCGGCGCAGCCACAGCCGCGGCCCAGGGCGATATCCAGTTCATGCGCTGGTGCAATTCCGGAGGTTATCCGGTTATTGTCCTTTCGCCAACAAATATCCCCGAATCGTATCATTTAACCAAAAGAGCGTTCAAGCTTGCCAAGCGCTTTCGAAATCCCGTTTTTATCGCTACTGACAAGGAAACGGTTATGACCACTGAATCGGTGGCTGTCAGTGAAATGACCGAAACACCGGACTGGCCTGAAGTCCCCGATGAACCAGTGGGCGAATTGTTGGACCCTTATCAAGTGAACGGCAAGATCCATCATTATACCGGTTCCAGCCATACGGAAGAAGGACACATTACAAAAGATCCAAGTATTATCGCTGATCTGAATGAAAGACTAAGAGAAAAAATTGAAAGCCGAGTGGATGAGCTCTCTCTAGTGAAATCTGATTTAGATGATGGTGCAGATACGCTGATCTTGAGTTATGGCATTTCGGCCCGGTCTATGGAAGCAGCCGTGAATCAGCTACGTGCCAAAGGTGAAAAGGTTTCTGCTTTAACAGTTTATTCCCTCTGGCCCATTCCGGAAAAGAAAATTTTGGAATACCTGAAAGATATAAAGCGGATCATTATCCCTGAGATGAACCACGGCCAGTACCGGCACGAAATAGAACGACTGACCAATAGCACCATTGAATTGGTGGGTGTGAACCGGGTGGATACCTTCCTCATTACACCGGAAGAAATCGTGGAGGCTTATCATGGCTGA
- a CDS encoding 2-oxoglutarate synthase — MAEMGLDTYIAEENLPYEFCPGCSHGKVLGAVSDSLKQQELDPTEVVIVTDIGCVGLSDKYFVTHAFHGLHGRAITYASGIKMQNPDLKVVVLIGDGGCGIGGHHLLNAARSNTDIAVLVFNNFNFGMTGGQHSVTTPLDSITPTTSLGSTEAPMDIAGTAKVNGGGFIARATAFDKDLPEMIAKAMDHDGFSLIDIWELCTAYYVVRNDFGRKEMMSYMDSMNMESGILQETNRPSFQTSYKGIQEQAGQQKPMSGLILETKFTSDLDKPVRIVLAGAAGQKVVSAGNLLASAATLSGLWTSRRADFPITIQTGFSVAEIIISPEPVLYSGVIKPDVAALIAPEGRDKIARLTQAMDKTDTIYFAEGLGNVNSKAKLLPLAFPESAQKEVRKNISALTAGYLTQQLGLFPFEALQEATQQIQKPKIAKINLGVFAHFES; from the coding sequence ATGGCTGAAATGGGCCTTGATACCTACATCGCCGAAGAAAATTTACCCTACGAATTCTGTCCTGGGTGCAGCCACGGAAAAGTGTTGGGCGCCGTAAGCGACAGCCTGAAACAGCAGGAACTGGATCCCACGGAAGTAGTGATTGTGACCGATATTGGATGTGTGGGACTTTCGGATAAATATTTTGTGACTCACGCTTTCCACGGACTCCACGGCCGGGCCATTACCTATGCCTCCGGGATCAAGATGCAGAATCCGGACTTGAAAGTGGTGGTGCTTATCGGAGATGGTGGCTGTGGCATCGGCGGACACCATCTGCTCAATGCAGCCCGTTCAAATACGGATATAGCTGTCCTAGTATTCAATAATTTCAATTTCGGCATGACCGGTGGTCAGCATTCTGTCACAACGCCTCTGGACAGCATCACTCCCACCACCTCTTTGGGCAGCACCGAAGCCCCCATGGACATCGCTGGAACGGCCAAAGTCAACGGTGGAGGTTTTATTGCCCGCGCCACTGCCTTCGACAAAGATCTGCCTGAAATGATCGCCAAGGCCATGGATCACGACGGATTTTCACTCATTGATATCTGGGAACTTTGCACCGCCTATTACGTGGTGCGAAATGATTTTGGCCGCAAGGAAATGATGAGTTACATGGACAGCATGAATATGGAATCGGGCATTTTACAGGAAACAAACCGGCCTAGTTTCCAGACCAGCTATAAGGGCATTCAGGAACAGGCCGGACAACAGAAGCCCATGAGCGGGTTGATATTGGAAACCAAGTTTACATCCGACCTTGATAAACCGGTGCGTATTGTATTGGCCGGTGCCGCAGGACAGAAGGTCGTTTCCGCTGGTAACCTACTGGCTTCAGCGGCAACACTGTCGGGACTGTGGACAAGCCGCCGGGCCGATTTCCCCATCACCATCCAGACCGGGTTCTCCGTAGCGGAAATCATCATCAGTCCCGAACCGGTGCTTTATTCAGGTGTCATCAAACCTGACGTGGCAGCCCTTATTGCACCGGAAGGCAGGGATAAGATTGCGCGCCTCACCCAGGCTATGGATAAAACTGATACTATTTATTTTGCGGAAGGACTCGGCAATGTTAATTCAAAAGCCAAACTATTACCCCTGGCATTTCCGGAAAGTGCTCAAAAAGAAGTTCGCAAAAATATTTCTGCCCTCACGGCAGGTTACCTTACCCAACAATTGGGCTTATTTCCCTTCGAAGCCCTGCAAGAGGCGACCCAGCAAATCCAGAAACCAAAGATCGCCAAAATCAACTTGGGCGTGTTCGCACATTTTGAATCTTAA
- a CDS encoding LysM domain-containing protein produces MKYTKFVISTIAIATLVVSCGKQSAPPVSPEDTKRLASADESVDRMGLEQNDVEVNIPDEAETESGPSVDLTIPEPEVVMEAPVMSSDIALTDWDTYLIVPGDFLIKIASQQYGNFRRWREIYNWNREDIGNNPNLIYPFHYLTLKRENKVEEFKPGFSEYEVSSGETLWGIAGKLYGDHVAWIILYLDNTDRLNGNSNFLDPGMKLQIRDKIDPKA; encoded by the coding sequence ATGAAATATACTAAATTTGTTATCAGTACTATTGCAATTGCGACGCTCGTGGTCTCTTGCGGAAAACAGTCCGCACCTCCGGTTTCTCCGGAAGACACCAAGAGGCTCGCCTCAGCTGACGAGTCAGTAGACCGCATGGGTTTGGAGCAGAATGATGTTGAGGTCAACATCCCTGACGAAGCTGAAACAGAAAGCGGCCCGTCCGTGGATCTCACAATACCTGAACCAGAAGTTGTTATGGAAGCGCCCGTAATGAGCAGTGACATTGCCCTCACTGATTGGGATACATATTTGATCGTTCCAGGTGATTTTCTTATCAAGATTGCTAGCCAACAATACGGAAACTTTCGCAGATGGCGTGAGATTTACAACTGGAATAGAGAAGATATCGGTAACAACCCGAATCTTATCTACCCCTTTCACTATTTAACTTTGAAGCGGGAAAATAAAGTTGAAGAGTTCAAACCCGGTTTTTCCGAATACGAAGTGAGTTCAGGTGAAACACTGTGGGGCATTGCCGGTAAACTATACGGCGATCATGTGGCTTGGATTATCCTCTATCTGGACAATACCGACCGGCTGAACGGAAACAGCAATTTCCTCGACCCCGGAATGAAGCTACAAATCAGAGACAAAATCGATCCTAAGGCCTGA
- a CDS encoding biotin--[acetyl-CoA-carboxylase] ligase yields MLFPQLIKANLQTKSLGREIEYYQRLESTNVEAFELIDEGGITDGTMVITDHQYKGKGRQGRSWFASPGKAVTFSVILRSEISVQQNGFLSLAAVVAAAEAVEKFGLTPALKWPNDILISGKKCGGILVETKVQKDSIEYAVVGMGLNVNESFIELPEELRQTATTLSAEKGSPLQRELVVAWILNALEKWIDAVKSGESDSLRSAWLEKCDHINKTVVFTKNGVKKRGTFSGIDDNGAALIKTSDGKISLTGEEISLEI; encoded by the coding sequence ATGCTGTTTCCACAACTCATAAAAGCAAACCTCCAGACAAAATCTCTCGGCCGTGAGATTGAATACTACCAGCGGCTGGAATCAACCAATGTTGAAGCGTTTGAACTCATCGATGAGGGTGGGATAACGGATGGGACAATGGTTATCACAGATCATCAGTATAAGGGAAAAGGAAGACAGGGGCGGTCGTGGTTTGCTTCACCGGGAAAAGCGGTCACATTTTCTGTTATTCTCCGGTCGGAAATCTCAGTACAACAGAATGGATTTCTTTCCCTCGCTGCTGTCGTGGCTGCGGCAGAAGCGGTGGAAAAATTTGGGCTGACGCCTGCCCTGAAATGGCCCAACGATATTCTCATCTCGGGAAAAAAGTGCGGCGGTATTCTAGTGGAAACGAAAGTGCAAAAAGATTCCATAGAATATGCTGTAGTTGGCATGGGACTGAACGTCAATGAAAGTTTTATTGAACTTCCTGAAGAACTTCGCCAAACCGCCACAACCCTCTCCGCCGAAAAAGGGTCACCCCTTCAGCGGGAACTGGTAGTGGCGTGGATCCTGAACGCTCTTGAGAAGTGGATTGATGCGGTGAAAAGTGGAGAGAGCGATTCGCTCAGATCAGCTTGGCTGGAAAAGTGTGACCATATCAACAAGACCGTCGTATTCACCAAAAATGGTGTAAAAAAGAGGGGTACCTTTTCAGGAATTGACGACAACGGCGCCGCCTTGATCAAGACCTCTGATGGCAAAATCTCACTTACAGGCGAAGAAATTTCTCTCGAAATCTGA
- a CDS encoding DUF3467 domain-containing protein — translation MSKNKEQHINIELDEKVGSGDYANFVVITHSPAEFVMDFTRLLPGMPKAKVNSRIIMTPSHAKSFQRALSDNIGKYEKQYGEIAVPKNESFDQFGVKPPEGSLPN, via the coding sequence GTGAGTAAAAATAAAGAACAGCATATCAACATTGAGCTTGATGAGAAAGTTGGGAGTGGCGATTATGCCAATTTTGTGGTCATTACTCACTCTCCGGCTGAGTTTGTCATGGATTTCACCCGCCTCCTCCCGGGTATGCCAAAGGCGAAAGTGAATTCAAGAATCATCATGACCCCATCTCATGCCAAGAGTTTTCAAAGGGCTCTGTCAGATAACATCGGAAAGTATGAAAAGCAATACGGCGAAATTGCTGTGCCGAAGAATGAATCTTTTGATCAATTCGGGGTCAAACCACCTGAAGGATCATTGCCGAATTAA
- a CDS encoding methylmalonyl-CoA mutase: MSTEKAGQYPFTRGIYPNMYRDRLWTMRQYAGFTSAEKSNKRYRNLLDQGVTGLSVAFDLPTQMGYDSDHAMADGEIGRVGVPIATLEDMEILLKDIPLGEVSTSMTINATAAILLAFYVMIAQKNGVNTKSLRGTVQNDILKEYISRGTHIYPPKQSLRIVTDIFEYCNRQMPQWNTISISGYHIREAGATAAQELAFTFSNGIAYVQAALDRGLDLDDFAPRISFFFNAQMDFFEEIAKFRAARRIWARIIKERFNANNEKSMMCRFHVQTAGSSLAAQQIDNNVVRTAFEALSAVLGGTQSLHTNARDEALALPTEASTQLALRTQQVIAHEAGVTNAVDPLAGSWYVEKTTDRLEEEAFELIKKVDDLGGAISAIETSYIQEEIARSSYNYQKKVDSGEQIVVGVNKFEHSEPEQIDLHAINQAAVHRQLERLNRYKDNREKGDVDQALSQLRSAAEGDANLMPLIIHCVKNKCSLGEISYTLRNVFGDYTPA; the protein is encoded by the coding sequence GTGTCCACTGAAAAAGCTGGACAGTACCCCTTTACCCGCGGAATCTATCCCAACATGTACAGAGACCGGCTCTGGACCATGCGCCAGTATGCCGGCTTCACCTCTGCCGAAAAATCCAACAAACGTTACCGCAATCTCCTGGATCAAGGCGTCACTGGTCTATCGGTGGCCTTCGATCTCCCGACCCAGATGGGGTACGATTCTGACCACGCAATGGCCGATGGAGAGATAGGTCGTGTTGGGGTTCCCATCGCCACGTTGGAAGATATGGAGATACTTCTGAAAGACATCCCCCTTGGCGAAGTCTCCACATCCATGACCATCAACGCCACTGCGGCCATTTTGTTGGCGTTCTATGTGATGATAGCTCAGAAAAATGGCGTGAACACCAAAAGTTTACGGGGGACAGTGCAGAACGACATCCTAAAGGAGTATATCTCCCGGGGAACGCACATTTATCCCCCAAAGCAGAGTCTAAGAATCGTCACTGATATTTTCGAATATTGTAACCGCCAAATGCCACAATGGAACACAATTTCCATATCAGGCTACCACATCCGTGAAGCGGGGGCCACAGCCGCGCAAGAACTTGCTTTCACTTTCTCCAACGGCATCGCCTATGTTCAGGCCGCCCTAGACCGAGGCCTGGATCTAGACGACTTTGCTCCCCGTATCTCATTTTTCTTTAACGCACAGATGGACTTTTTTGAAGAAATCGCAAAGTTCAGGGCCGCACGACGTATCTGGGCAAGAATCATAAAAGAGAGATTCAATGCAAATAACGAGAAGTCCATGATGTGCCGGTTTCACGTTCAGACAGCCGGATCTTCACTGGCTGCACAACAGATTGATAACAACGTAGTACGGACAGCATTTGAAGCCCTATCAGCGGTACTTGGTGGCACCCAATCACTTCATACCAACGCCCGGGATGAAGCGCTGGCGCTCCCTACGGAAGCATCCACACAGCTGGCATTGCGGACACAGCAGGTTATCGCTCATGAAGCAGGTGTCACAAACGCAGTGGATCCGTTGGCGGGATCATGGTATGTAGAAAAAACAACAGACCGTCTTGAAGAGGAAGCTTTCGAGTTGATCAAAAAGGTTGATGATCTCGGAGGCGCCATATCAGCCATTGAGACAAGCTATATACAGGAAGAGATCGCCCGTAGCTCATATAATTATCAAAAGAAAGTAGACTCCGGAGAACAGATTGTAGTGGGTGTAAATAAATTTGAACACAGCGAGCCTGAACAAATTGATTTGCATGCTATCAACCAGGCTGCTGTTCACAGGCAGTTGGAAAGACTGAACCGATATAAAGATAACAGAGAAAAAGGCGATGTGGATCAGGCCTTATCACAACTTAGGAGTGCCGCTGAAGGAGATGCTAATCTTATGCCATTAATCATTCATTGCGTGAAAAACAAATGTTCCCTGGGTGAAATTTCCTACACACTCAGAAACGTATTTGGTGACTACACACCTGCTTAA
- a CDS encoding molecular chaperone DjiA, translating to MPVGKKILWSGLGWVLAGPIGALVGFSLAAFSEQPPEGSPYRMHYGPRKSPKDYPRTRPGDFAVSLLVLLGQVMKADNKLLKSELAFVKQFLTKHFGQENAKDLMILFKDILKQDYALPSICRQIKKEMDHAARLELVHGLFGLAHADGELHQLEDDMIRKICNYIGVSPSDFESMKAMFVSQTTGTYIILEVDPSATDTEVKRAYRKMAAKYHPDKVAHLGEEFGQLAENKFKAVNNAYEKIKSERNLN from the coding sequence ATGCCTGTAGGAAAGAAAATACTCTGGAGCGGACTCGGCTGGGTACTGGCCGGTCCTATCGGCGCGCTGGTGGGATTTTCGTTGGCGGCCTTTTCTGAACAGCCGCCGGAAGGCTCACCCTACAGAATGCACTATGGCCCAAGGAAAAGTCCCAAAGATTATCCCCGCACCCGTCCCGGCGACTTTGCTGTCTCCTTGCTGGTTCTTCTGGGCCAAGTCATGAAGGCAGACAATAAACTTTTGAAATCGGAACTGGCATTTGTTAAACAGTTCCTTACAAAACATTTTGGACAGGAAAATGCGAAAGATCTCATGATACTCTTCAAAGACATTTTAAAGCAGGACTACGCCCTCCCATCCATCTGCCGTCAGATCAAGAAGGAGATGGACCATGCGGCCCGGCTGGAACTGGTCCACGGACTATTTGGGCTCGCTCATGCTGATGGCGAGCTCCATCAGTTGGAAGATGATATGATCAGGAAGATCTGCAATTATATTGGTGTCTCTCCTTCCGATTTCGAATCCATGAAAGCCATGTTTGTGAGCCAGACCACAGGCACTTATATCATACTTGAAGTGGATCCCTCCGCTACCGATACCGAAGTAAAGCGGGCTTACAGAAAAATGGCCGCCAAGTATCACCCCGACAAGGTAGCACACCTGGGAGAAGAGTTCGGGCAGTTGGCGGAGAATAAGTTCAAGGCTGTGAACAACGCCTATGAAAAAATCAAGAGTGAGAGAAATCTGAATTAG
- a CDS encoding acyl-CoA dehydrogenase, with amino-acid sequence MKYIGPDFFDISSQLSEEELLVQKTANDFVKNEFLPVVNEHYHAGTFPVELIPKLGKLGFLGSSLPEESGGAAVSSVAYGLIMHELERGDSGLRSFASVQGALVMYPIHAYGSDEQKSNWLPKLGSGDTIGCFGLTESNFGSNPGGMMTRASRDGDEWVINGSKMWITNGTIADVALVWAKDDDGVVRGFLIEKGMEGFSAPEQHGKLSLRASITSELVLENVRVPDSARLPNVEGLKGPLSCLTQARYGITWGVIGAAVDCYETALDYSLQRKQFSKPIAGYQMTQAKLVEMLTHITEAQLLVLRLGRMKDEGTMDFSQVSMAKRANVAMARDIARTSREILGANGIIDDYSPIRHMANMETVYTYEGTHEMHTLILGEKITGHSAFD; translated from the coding sequence ATGAAGTATATCGGTCCTGACTTTTTCGACATTTCCAGTCAACTCAGCGAAGAAGAGCTCCTCGTTCAGAAGACGGCTAACGACTTTGTGAAAAATGAGTTCTTGCCCGTAGTAAATGAACACTACCATGCTGGAACATTCCCTGTGGAACTGATTCCCAAACTGGGGAAACTCGGTTTTCTCGGGTCAAGTCTGCCTGAAGAATCGGGAGGAGCCGCTGTGAGCAGTGTCGCTTATGGTCTTATTATGCACGAGCTGGAGCGCGGTGACTCAGGCCTACGTTCTTTCGCCTCTGTCCAGGGAGCCCTGGTCATGTATCCCATCCATGCCTATGGTTCTGATGAACAAAAATCCAACTGGCTTCCAAAACTGGGCAGCGGTGATACCATCGGCTGTTTCGGCCTCACGGAGTCCAACTTCGGTTCCAATCCAGGCGGCATGATGACCCGTGCTTCCAGGGACGGTGATGAATGGGTTATCAACGGTTCCAAAATGTGGATTACCAACGGTACCATTGCCGATGTGGCCTTGGTTTGGGCAAAGGATGATGATGGCGTTGTTCGCGGCTTTCTTATAGAAAAGGGGATGGAAGGTTTCTCAGCCCCGGAGCAGCACGGTAAGCTGAGCCTCAGGGCTTCCATTACCTCGGAACTTGTCTTGGAGAATGTTCGTGTTCCCGATTCAGCACGCCTGCCGAATGTAGAAGGGTTGAAGGGACCATTGTCATGTCTGACACAGGCCCGCTACGGAATCACCTGGGGTGTTATTGGTGCAGCGGTGGACTGTTATGAAACAGCCCTTGATTACAGCCTGCAACGCAAACAGTTTTCTAAGCCTATTGCGGGCTACCAGATGACTCAGGCTAAACTAGTGGAGATGCTCACCCACATTACAGAAGCGCAACTGCTGGTCCTCCGCCTCGGCCGCATGAAGGATGAGGGCACTATGGATTTCAGTCAGGTTTCAATGGCGAAGCGGGCCAATGTGGCCATGGCGAGAGATATTGCCCGGACTTCCCGGGAGATTCTAGGCGCCAACGGAATCATCGATGATTACTCTCCCATCCGCCACATGGCCAACATGGAGACCGTCTATACATATGAGGGGACCCACGAGATGCACACTCTCATCTTGGGTGAGAAGATTACCGGTCATTCGGCCTTCGATTAA
- a CDS encoding cation transporter: protein MSGHFTSQKVLKTAALLLSITFLAELLGGIVFGSLSLISDSFHVISDLGSILIASFALSVAQRRHPTQRMAFGYHRLEVMSALFNGIVLSIISAVIFLEAWERFRNPGKIETSGALVIAVIGLVVNLIVIRFFHHTPDKDKDVNIRSAYLHIMGDILASVSVVVGIIAIKLFDMPVIDPVVAAFVALLLLIGAGRVLYSSAEILLQKSPQDIDHVRQRVLEIDGVKDFLDVRLWQVCSHLTVGTAHVVVSVDSLEAAEPIKQNIRSIIQEEFDVRDITLECETEKGAEEHSHRFEHQH, encoded by the coding sequence ATGAGCGGTCATTTCACTTCTCAAAAAGTTCTCAAGACAGCAGCCCTGCTCCTGAGTATCACATTCCTTGCTGAGCTGCTGGGTGGTATTGTTTTCGGCAGCTTGAGCCTCATTTCAGATTCATTTCACGTTATTTCCGATCTCGGTTCTATTCTTATCGCTTCTTTTGCCCTTTCTGTGGCTCAAAGGCGGCACCCCACCCAGAGAATGGCTTTCGGCTACCATCGTCTGGAGGTGATGAGTGCCCTTTTTAACGGCATTGTTCTCAGCATCATTTCGGCTGTTATTTTCCTGGAGGCGTGGGAGCGGTTCCGGAATCCAGGCAAAATCGAAACCAGCGGCGCCCTGGTGATTGCTGTCATTGGACTTGTGGTAAACCTTATCGTCATCCGCTTCTTTCATCACACACCGGACAAAGACAAGGATGTGAATATCAGGAGTGCCTACCTGCACATCATGGGGGATATCCTCGCCTCAGTTTCCGTGGTGGTTGGCATCATCGCAATCAAGCTTTTTGATATGCCCGTCATCGACCCCGTTGTGGCCGCCTTTGTGGCGTTGCTTTTGCTCATAGGTGCTGGTAGGGTTCTCTATTCCAGCGCGGAAATTCTTTTACAGAAATCACCCCAGGATATTGACCATGTCCGGCAGCGCGTGCTGGAAATTGACGGCGTTAAAGATTTTCTCGATGTGAGGCTTTGGCAGGTCTGTTCACATCTGACAGTCGGGACGGCTCACGTCGTCGTCTCCGTGGATTCTCTGGAAGCCGCGGAGCCCATCAAACAGAACATCCGATCCATCATTCAGGAAGAGTTCGATGTGAGAGATATTACACTGGAGTGTGAGACGGAAAAAGGGGCTGAAGAGCACTCACACCGCTTTGAGCACCAGCATTAG
- a CDS encoding T9SS type A sorting domain-containing protein codes for MKSRMISIATFILALMVIGEAQSITGTYQLHSVRVIYNNIVRPATHADDADVDGVYGTWVIPYGDSYVAMDANADGVADLKRVLTGGLGANIRVESYPEARDPFYLTNYIGVDLTVALDHENGTAIIPGDPTRPSTYPTTLTENCVTQLTVAAVTDNQANVYKGPIVNPNGNVVWGFGIQQSTVFSWFKPIDPATHYPNRNHSPKVAGIDSSWGMIVGKDATENSDGTMRFKHATIRWHALDGPYATGGAEAGIDDDGALNRQLGVTITADKVTIPGMVAWGATKGATIVAGDYPMINGRGFDGDKLSFTPGEQLLTHTSVGGTWDGVGYAFDVRGGDGKPFSGDEPLAFTGYYFTANFAAAAGAWQAALAVADLSDPTAAITAAATAVATAFSLDAATAAAVVTGAATALGASFTAAVTALMTGGMDAATAAATAFGQIAPTGPTVLLGAMTAAGITVNDGGHDFSATAPTAGGRLLFQVDANTVGGICVPVRQVVDVFAHFTNTVDWVAPTSPIKPLTISDESNIPMQFTLHNNYPNPFNPVTTISFDLPEENYTEVAIYNMMGQKIRTLHTGNMNAGRHHILFDGVNDQNQQLGSGVYFYRVVAGEFQATKKMMLVK; via the coding sequence ATGAAATCCAGAATGATATCGATTGCAACTTTTATACTTGCACTGATGGTCATTGGGGAGGCCCAGTCTATTACGGGGACCTACCAGTTGCACTCTGTGAGAGTTATTTATAATAACATTGTTCGCCCGGCTACCCATGCCGATGATGCGGACGTTGACGGCGTCTACGGCACATGGGTCATACCTTATGGTGACTCATACGTGGCAATGGATGCAAACGCAGATGGGGTGGCCGACCTCAAACGAGTTTTAACTGGAGGTCTAGGCGCTAATATCCGAGTGGAATCTTATCCGGAAGCCAGAGATCCTTTCTATTTAACTAATTATATTGGAGTGGATTTAACAGTGGCGCTGGATCATGAAAACGGGACGGCCATCATTCCAGGTGACCCCACGAGACCAAGTACATATCCAACCACTTTAACAGAAAATTGTGTTACACAGCTTACTGTAGCAGCCGTTACGGATAATCAGGCGAACGTCTACAAGGGACCCATAGTTAATCCAAATGGGAATGTTGTCTGGGGTTTTGGTATACAGCAATCGACTGTCTTTAGCTGGTTCAAACCCATTGATCCGGCTACACATTACCCGAATCGTAACCATTCGCCAAAGGTCGCCGGTATTGATTCTTCATGGGGAATGATTGTTGGCAAAGACGCTACTGAAAACTCTGACGGCACCATGCGGTTTAAGCATGCCACAATTAGATGGCACGCTTTGGATGGACCTTATGCTACAGGTGGTGCTGAGGCTGGTATTGATGATGATGGGGCACTTAACAGACAGCTCGGTGTGACCATTACCGCTGACAAAGTTACTATTCCAGGCATGGTTGCATGGGGCGCTACAAAAGGCGCAACCATCGTTGCAGGTGACTACCCAATGATTAACGGACGAGGATTTGATGGTGACAAATTGTCTTTCACTCCAGGTGAGCAACTCTTGACCCACACCTCTGTTGGAGGTACCTGGGATGGTGTTGGATATGCATTCGATGTCCGGGGTGGCGATGGAAAACCCTTCTCTGGTGATGAGCCATTAGCGTTCACAGGTTACTACTTTACTGCAAACTTTGCTGCCGCTGCCGGTGCCTGGCAAGCAGCTTTAGCGGTTGCTGATCTTTCAGATCCTACAGCAGCAATAACGGCTGCTGCCACAGCTGTTGCTACAGCCTTTAGCCTGGATGCAGCGACTGCAGCTGCTGTTGTAACGGGCGCTGCGACAGCCCTTGGGGCTAGTTTTACTGCTGCTGTTACTGCACTCATGACTGGTGGTATGGATGCAGCAACTGCCGCTGCGACTGCCTTTGGTCAAATTGCTCCCACTGGGCCTACAGTTCTTCTGGGTGCCATGACTGCCGCCGGGATTACTGTAAACGATGGTGGTCATGACTTTTCAGCCACCGCACCCACAGCAGGTGGCCGTTTACTGTTCCAGGTTGATGCCAATACAGTTGGTGGCATATGTGTACCTGTTCGTCAGGTCGTGGATGTATTTGCTCACTTCACAAATACAGTGGACTGGGTTGCTCCTACGTCGCCTATTAAACCTCTAACCATATCGGATGAGAGTAATATCCCTATGCAGTTTACCCTGCATAACAACTACCCGAATCCTTTCAACCCCGTTACCACTATCAGTTTTGACCTCCCTGAGGAGAACTATACTGAAGTGGCTATTTACAATATGATGGGGCAGAAAATACGGACACTCCATACGGGCAATATGAACGCTGGGCGCCATCACATTTTATTCGATGGTGTTAACGATCAGAATCAGCAGCTTGGTAGTGGTGTCTATTTCTACCGTGTGGTTGCTGGCGAATTCCAGGCCACAAAGAAAATGATGCTTGTCAAATAA